In Harmonia axyridis chromosome X, icHarAxyr1.1, whole genome shotgun sequence, a single window of DNA contains:
- the LOC123686121 gene encoding uncharacterized protein LOC123686121 isoform X1, translating to MMKYEKEESELGRIAAPQIEPPDTSFHSGPDYKRVNNKIEMNNKVDETWAENFVTVVSVGNKNDTATAEDTKDKEFVTVLRIGEENVDVDYITEEVLVYRLPGERLGFGLKFEGGTKATEYVKKLFIQSCAPDSPASKVIGSWGHLTEGDEVLVIDSRPVTSMTRMDCVKCLKDSSVVIKLLVRHQREETKYKPDEGLPLVVSAEKKKPPALPPTPPPVPPRKVPRKHLRVNLTARDADILPHSRLKNFEGSNIVKANSPEVRTRKLIDSGPPEAECYVDLFSQESIHSLSESDDTASTISTVIDRNANSLPSTPKSIQKHLDIANFPDDEELFNINSTNTEEKFEFTTPDQQDAGDVEDKVEIQADSTDEVDGDSNSFDSIEDLKRDLLFQAHDENMNIFSLPRLVDFVPKSFNDIDHKRMMNLFLSFERGEHLDFKFTIPEDALTRTSFNDDMDIFPKWSIPPQLSTIGEVEEEENLPTRFIAPNPIVLVQCEGENETEKDDLKNADAEPEIENQIMEPPPSDRRQPPDGHEFPDFEESFQNRSNDTLLQRLKTKYSQVQEYPSESIQKSPFEVHPGESFGLNKMTSISNTDLSTRSTSQDQDTSENSNKTTDNSSGFSFYTRSQSLCDISMGSRQNDPLQNLVEQRRKNLSKLKGLVIPDSISECDLSSTINLPEIKSSTSVSIEDFNSLDCSEVPNETTQVSSVNSTTLTPIAPAWAATVNFPKYSPAFKRKDLQLYPSSTKMDPETCHSKMYTPLELKKPQPDNFSIMKSVDSSPTRSENSFNVIQKNTISKTKPRPFRSFSMETNFLSKRENITDDESDNDSALSSSQSSFVTTSPSPTTSVENYVNTLKTDLSEYSTSDGRHIKSSSVEALNRKNILASAKCRSGKDFKIGSPVVNRKLEVPDDKTENVSKLTNVNNIEKVETHVVIEEKVKKPLTRVLETQKIAVKETNRVPNLSSKLKIVPPRTNLRNWDLQTSTRSSLTSSKDNTSSFRNALKPVPIVSRREERISKFSSTKSLSVTDLRKNFEEIAKTVAEVPKYSTKKLDLFPKVAKSVPSSPDAQSDKNVVPKIKQISSVGNESVSKVEETRKKTCKVILKPNVVGENIGITITGGTDENKDIIVHRIRYGSVAYQDGTLTKGDHIVSINGKDTKGLSYTDAVQLLKAVVETFVIEIAVKDEVPKDVKMLKRRSISLDNTLDTERAAQIIVMSKKPNHEIILQKDQNGLGFSVEGGKDSPQGDVPITVKKIFQGGVADKDGRLKDGDEILSINGIDFSNLSRIQAWTIMKKVDVGTTKIMIYRK from the exons atgatgaaatatgaaaaggagGAGAGcgaactgggccgaattgccgcccctcaaatagaacCGCCTGATACGTCGTTTCACTCCGGCCCTGATTATAA GAGAGTGAACAACaagattgaaatgaataataaagtgGACGAAACTTGGGCCGAAAACTTTGTTACTGTCGTTTCGGTGGGTAACAAAAATGATACAGCCACTGCGGAGGACACTAAGGATAAGGAGTTTGTGACAGTCTTAAGGATCGGTGAAGAAAATGTGGATGTCGACTATATCACCGAAGAAGTGCTTGTGTACCGTCTACCAGGCGAAAGACTGGGATTCGGCTTGAAATTCGAGGGTGGCACTAAAGCTACCGAATACGTcaaaaaactgttcatccagTCGTGTGCACCTGACAGCCCCGCGTCTAAAGTGATAGGTTCTTGGGGACATTTGACTGAAGGTGACGAAGTGTTGGTGATAGACTCGCGACCAGTGACATCTATGACTCGTATGGATTGTGTCAAGTGCCTGAAGGACTCTAGCGTCGTGATCAAGTTGCTTGTGCGCCACCAAAGGGAAGAAACGAAATATAAACCCGATGAAGGTTTGCCCCTAGTTGTGAGTGCTGAAAAGAAGAAACCACCAGCTTTACCACCGACTCCACCACCTGTACCACCAAGGAAAGTGCCGAGGAAGCATTTGAGGGTCAATTTGACAGCTAGGGATGCTGATATCTTGCCGCATTCGCGTTTGAAAAACTTCGAAGGTAGTAATATTGTTAAGGCGAATTCTCCAGAGGTCAGAACCAGGAAACTAATCGATTCGGGTCCTCCTGAAGCTGAATGTTACGTTGATTTGTTTTCCCAGGAGTCAATACACAGTTTGAGCGAATCTGACGATACTGCCAGTACGATATCAACAGTTATAGACAGAAATGCTAACAGCCTCCCATCAACACCAAAATCTATTCAAAAACATCTCGATATCGCCAATTTTCCAGATGATGAAGAACTATTCAACATTAACTCCACCAACACAgaagaaaaattcgaatttacaACCCCTGATCAACAAGACGCTGGTGATGTTGAGGATAAAGTTGAAATACAAGCTGATTCAACCGACGAAGTTGATGGTGATTCGAATTCTTTCGATTCcatcgaagatttgaaaagGGATTTGCTTTTCCAGGCTCACGATGAAAACATGAACATATTCAGTTTGCCAAGATTAGTTGACTTCGTCCCGAAAAGTTTTAATGATATCGATCACAAGAGGATGAtgaatttattcttatctttcGAGAGAGGTGAACATTTGGACTTCAAATTCACAATACCTGAAGATGCATTGACGAGGACGTCTTTCAATGACGATATGGATATTTTCCCAAAATGGAGCATACCCCCACAATTATCTACCATAGGAGAGGTCGAAGAAGAGGAAAATCTGCCAACTAG ATTTATAGCCCCCAACCCTATTGTCCTTGTTCAATGCGAGGGTGAGAATGAAACAGAAAAGGATGATCTAAAGAATGCTGATGCTGAACCAGAAATCGAAAATC aaataatgGAACCTCCCCCCAGTGACCGTAGACAGCCACCCGATGGACATGAGTTTCCAGATTTCGAAGAGAGTTTCCAAAATCGATCGAATGACACCCTGCTCCAAAGGCTCAAGACGAAGTACAGTCAAGTTCAGGAATACCCCTCCGAGTCAATCCAAAAATCTCCGTTTGAAGTGCATCCTGGTGAATCTTTCGGTTTGAATAAAATGACGAGTATATCAAATACCGATTTGAGTACCAGATCGACGAGTCAAGATCAAGATACTTCCGAAAATAGCAACAAGACAACTGACAATTCTTCTGGTTTTTCTTTCTACACTAGATCTCAGAGCCTATGTGATATATCTATGGGAAGTAGACAGAATGATCCCCTTCAAAACTTGGTGGAGCAACGGAGAAAAAATTTGTCCAAGTTGAAAGGTTTGGTTATACCAGATTCGATTTCAGAATGTGATTTATCTTCAACCATCAACTTGCCTGAAATTAAAAGTAGTACTTCTGTTTCAATAGAAGATTTCAATTCGTTAGACTGTTCAGAAGTTCCAAATGAAACCACCCAGGTGAGTAGTGTTAATAGTACCACATTAACTCCTATTGCACCAGCATGGGCTGCAACAGTCAACTTCCCAAAATATTCACCTGCCTTCAAACGAAAAGACTTACAATTATATCCATCTAGTACTAAGATGGATCCAGAAACATGCCATTCTAAAATGTACACACCCTTGGAATTGAAAAAACCTCAACCAGATAATTTCAGTATCATGAAATCAGTTGATAGTTCACCTACCAGGTCTGAAAATAGTTTCAACGtaattcagaaaaacaccataTCAAAGACAAAACCGAGACCTTTCAGATCTTTCTCTATGGAGACGAATTTCCTCAGCAAAAGGGAAAATATCACAGATGACGAAAGCGACAATGATTCAGCCTTAAGTTCCAGCCAATCTAGTTTCGTGACAACCTCACCATCACCTAcaacatctgttgaaaattACGTTAACACATTGAAAACTGATTTATCTGAATACAGTACTTCAGATGGGCGTCATATCAAGTCTTCGagtgttgaagctttgaatagAAAGAATATATTAGCTTCTGCTAAATGTCGTAGTGGAAAAGATTTCAAAATTGGATCTCCCGTTGTGAATAGGAAATTGGAAGTTCCAGATGATAAGACTGAAAATGTGAGCAAACTCACAAAcgtaaataatattgaaaaagttgaaacgCATGTTGTTATCgaggaaaaagtgaaaaaaccaCTGACCAGAGTTCTGGAAACTCAGAAAATAGCTGTGAAAGAAACGAATCGAG TTCCTAATTTGTCATCAAAACTGAAGATTGTTCCACCGAGGACAAACTTGAGAAATTGGGATCTCCAAACCTCTACAAGATCATCTTTAACATCATCAAAGGATAACACCTCTTCATTCCGAAATGCCTTGAAACCAGTTCCTATAGTGTCCAGAAGAGAAGAAAGAATATCGAAATTTAGCAGTACCAAGTCCCTTAGCGTCACAGATCTTAGGAAAAACTTCGAAGAAATTGCGAAAACTGTTGCAGAGGTACCAAAGTACTCGACCAAAAAGTTGGACTTATTTCCTAAAGTAGCGAAATCAGTTCCTAGTTCTCCAGATGCACAATCGGATAAGAATGTCGTCCCAAAAATAAAG CAAATATCATCTGTAGGAAATGAATCAGTTAGTAAGGTTGAAGAAACTCGTAAAAAAACCTGCAAGGTAATCCTGAAGCCAAATGTCGTTGGAGAAAATATTGGTATCACAATAACTGGTGGAACTGATGAAAATAAGGATATCATAGTTCATCGAATAAGATATGGAAGTGTTGCCTATCAAGATGGAACTCTGACGAAAGGTGATCAtattgtttcaatcaatggaaAGGACACCAAAGGACTAAGTTACACAGATGCTGTACAACTACTGAAG GCTGTTGTTGAAACCTTCGTGATAGAAATAGCTGTGAAGGACGAAGTACCAAAAGAcgtaaaaatgttgaaaagaagATCTATTTCCCTCGACAATACTTTAGATACAG AAAGGGCTGCTCAGATTATCGTTATGTCCAAAAAGCCTAATCATGAGATAATCCTGCAGAAAGATCAGAATGGTTTAGGATTCAGCGTAGAAGGAGGAAAGGATTCGCCACAAGGAGATGTACCAATTACTGTGAAGAAAATCTTCCAAG GTGGAGTTGCCGATAAAGATGGTAGGTTGAAAGATGGAGATGAAATCTTGTCGATAAATGGAATAGATTTCTCAAATCTATCTCGAATCCAAGCATGGACCATTATGAAGAAAGTTGATGTAGGAACTACAAAGATTATGATATATCGAAAATGA
- the LOC123686125 gene encoding E3 ubiquitin-protein ligase SIAH1A-like, with the protein MAQPSNLKRRNGPAPDPSGSSSGGGNNPLSSLPNGNPGTLTDELAALFECPVCFEIVLPPIMQCQVGHLVCASCRPKLSCCPTCRGTLGNIRNLAMEKVANNLMFPCKHKSTGCRMSLGLNEKAEHEEICEFRPYSCPCPGASCSWQGQLDKVMVHLQHAHKNITTLNGEDIVFLATEINLAGAVDWVMMQSCFGHHFMLVLEKQEKSDGHTQFFAIVQLIGSRKQAEHFAYRLELNGNRRRLIWEAMPRSSHEGVASAIMGSDCLVFDNSIAQHFADNGNLGINVTISLVC; encoded by the exons ATGGCTCAGCCAAGTAATTTGAAGAGACGAAATGGACCGGCTCCAGATCCATCAGGTTCTTCAAGTGGTGGGGGCAATAACCCATTAAGTAGTCTTCCTAATGGAAATCCAGGAACACTTACAGACGAATTAGCTGCTTTATTTGAATGCCCTGTTTGTTTCGAGATTGTTTTACCACCTATTATGCAATGTCAAGTTGGTCATCTTGTATGTGCTAGTTGCCGCCCAAAATTATCATGTTGTCCTACGTGTCGAGGAACTTTAG gAAATATAAGGAATCTTGCCATGGAAAAGGTAGCCAATAATTTAATGTTCCCATGTAAACACAAATCAACTGGCTGTCGAATGTCCTTAGGATTGAATGAAAAAGCAGAACATGAAGAGATTTGTGAGTTCAGACCTTATAGCTGCCCCTGTCCTGGTGCTTCTTGTTCTTGGCAG GGCCAATTAGATAAGGTTATGGTTCATCTTCAACATGCCCATAAAAATATTACTACATTAAATGGGGAAGATATAGTATTCTTAGCAACAGAGATCAATTTAGCAGGTGCTGTTGATTGGGTTATGATGCAGAGTTGTTTTGGACACCATTTTATGTTGGTTTTAGAAAAGCAAGAAAAAAGTGATGGTCATACCCAATTTTTTGCTATTGTGCAACTCATAGGATCTCGAAAACAAGCAGAACATTTTGCATACAG acTGGAACTAAATGGTAATAGGAGAAGGCTTATTTGGGAAGCAATGCCAAGATCAAGTCATGAAGGAGTGGCATCCGCAATCATGGGATCTGATTGTttagtttttgataattcaattgcACAGCACTTCGCTGATAACGGTAACTTAGGAATAAATGTTACCATATCATTAGTTTGCTGA
- the LOC123686121 gene encoding uncharacterized protein LOC123686121 isoform X2, which produces MNNKVDETWAENFVTVVSVGNKNDTATAEDTKDKEFVTVLRIGEENVDVDYITEEVLVYRLPGERLGFGLKFEGGTKATEYVKKLFIQSCAPDSPASKVIGSWGHLTEGDEVLVIDSRPVTSMTRMDCVKCLKDSSVVIKLLVRHQREETKYKPDEGLPLVVSAEKKKPPALPPTPPPVPPRKVPRKHLRVNLTARDADILPHSRLKNFEGSNIVKANSPEVRTRKLIDSGPPEAECYVDLFSQESIHSLSESDDTASTISTVIDRNANSLPSTPKSIQKHLDIANFPDDEELFNINSTNTEEKFEFTTPDQQDAGDVEDKVEIQADSTDEVDGDSNSFDSIEDLKRDLLFQAHDENMNIFSLPRLVDFVPKSFNDIDHKRMMNLFLSFERGEHLDFKFTIPEDALTRTSFNDDMDIFPKWSIPPQLSTIGEVEEEENLPTRFIAPNPIVLVQCEGENETEKDDLKNADAEPEIENQIMEPPPSDRRQPPDGHEFPDFEESFQNRSNDTLLQRLKTKYSQVQEYPSESIQKSPFEVHPGESFGLNKMTSISNTDLSTRSTSQDQDTSENSNKTTDNSSGFSFYTRSQSLCDISMGSRQNDPLQNLVEQRRKNLSKLKGLVIPDSISECDLSSTINLPEIKSSTSVSIEDFNSLDCSEVPNETTQVSSVNSTTLTPIAPAWAATVNFPKYSPAFKRKDLQLYPSSTKMDPETCHSKMYTPLELKKPQPDNFSIMKSVDSSPTRSENSFNVIQKNTISKTKPRPFRSFSMETNFLSKRENITDDESDNDSALSSSQSSFVTTSPSPTTSVENYVNTLKTDLSEYSTSDGRHIKSSSVEALNRKNILASAKCRSGKDFKIGSPVVNRKLEVPDDKTENVSKLTNVNNIEKVETHVVIEEKVKKPLTRVLETQKIAVKETNRVPNLSSKLKIVPPRTNLRNWDLQTSTRSSLTSSKDNTSSFRNALKPVPIVSRREERISKFSSTKSLSVTDLRKNFEEIAKTVAEVPKYSTKKLDLFPKVAKSVPSSPDAQSDKNVVPKIKQISSVGNESVSKVEETRKKTCKVILKPNVVGENIGITITGGTDENKDIIVHRIRYGSVAYQDGTLTKGDHIVSINGKDTKGLSYTDAVQLLKAVVETFVIEIAVKDEVPKDVKMLKRRSISLDNTLDTERAAQIIVMSKKPNHEIILQKDQNGLGFSVEGGKDSPQGDVPITVKKIFQGGVADKDGRLKDGDEILSINGIDFSNLSRIQAWTIMKKVDVGTTKIMIYRK; this is translated from the exons atgaataataaagtgGACGAAACTTGGGCCGAAAACTTTGTTACTGTCGTTTCGGTGGGTAACAAAAATGATACAGCCACTGCGGAGGACACTAAGGATAAGGAGTTTGTGACAGTCTTAAGGATCGGTGAAGAAAATGTGGATGTCGACTATATCACCGAAGAAGTGCTTGTGTACCGTCTACCAGGCGAAAGACTGGGATTCGGCTTGAAATTCGAGGGTGGCACTAAAGCTACCGAATACGTcaaaaaactgttcatccagTCGTGTGCACCTGACAGCCCCGCGTCTAAAGTGATAGGTTCTTGGGGACATTTGACTGAAGGTGACGAAGTGTTGGTGATAGACTCGCGACCAGTGACATCTATGACTCGTATGGATTGTGTCAAGTGCCTGAAGGACTCTAGCGTCGTGATCAAGTTGCTTGTGCGCCACCAAAGGGAAGAAACGAAATATAAACCCGATGAAGGTTTGCCCCTAGTTGTGAGTGCTGAAAAGAAGAAACCACCAGCTTTACCACCGACTCCACCACCTGTACCACCAAGGAAAGTGCCGAGGAAGCATTTGAGGGTCAATTTGACAGCTAGGGATGCTGATATCTTGCCGCATTCGCGTTTGAAAAACTTCGAAGGTAGTAATATTGTTAAGGCGAATTCTCCAGAGGTCAGAACCAGGAAACTAATCGATTCGGGTCCTCCTGAAGCTGAATGTTACGTTGATTTGTTTTCCCAGGAGTCAATACACAGTTTGAGCGAATCTGACGATACTGCCAGTACGATATCAACAGTTATAGACAGAAATGCTAACAGCCTCCCATCAACACCAAAATCTATTCAAAAACATCTCGATATCGCCAATTTTCCAGATGATGAAGAACTATTCAACATTAACTCCACCAACACAgaagaaaaattcgaatttacaACCCCTGATCAACAAGACGCTGGTGATGTTGAGGATAAAGTTGAAATACAAGCTGATTCAACCGACGAAGTTGATGGTGATTCGAATTCTTTCGATTCcatcgaagatttgaaaagGGATTTGCTTTTCCAGGCTCACGATGAAAACATGAACATATTCAGTTTGCCAAGATTAGTTGACTTCGTCCCGAAAAGTTTTAATGATATCGATCACAAGAGGATGAtgaatttattcttatctttcGAGAGAGGTGAACATTTGGACTTCAAATTCACAATACCTGAAGATGCATTGACGAGGACGTCTTTCAATGACGATATGGATATTTTCCCAAAATGGAGCATACCCCCACAATTATCTACCATAGGAGAGGTCGAAGAAGAGGAAAATCTGCCAACTAG ATTTATAGCCCCCAACCCTATTGTCCTTGTTCAATGCGAGGGTGAGAATGAAACAGAAAAGGATGATCTAAAGAATGCTGATGCTGAACCAGAAATCGAAAATC aaataatgGAACCTCCCCCCAGTGACCGTAGACAGCCACCCGATGGACATGAGTTTCCAGATTTCGAAGAGAGTTTCCAAAATCGATCGAATGACACCCTGCTCCAAAGGCTCAAGACGAAGTACAGTCAAGTTCAGGAATACCCCTCCGAGTCAATCCAAAAATCTCCGTTTGAAGTGCATCCTGGTGAATCTTTCGGTTTGAATAAAATGACGAGTATATCAAATACCGATTTGAGTACCAGATCGACGAGTCAAGATCAAGATACTTCCGAAAATAGCAACAAGACAACTGACAATTCTTCTGGTTTTTCTTTCTACACTAGATCTCAGAGCCTATGTGATATATCTATGGGAAGTAGACAGAATGATCCCCTTCAAAACTTGGTGGAGCAACGGAGAAAAAATTTGTCCAAGTTGAAAGGTTTGGTTATACCAGATTCGATTTCAGAATGTGATTTATCTTCAACCATCAACTTGCCTGAAATTAAAAGTAGTACTTCTGTTTCAATAGAAGATTTCAATTCGTTAGACTGTTCAGAAGTTCCAAATGAAACCACCCAGGTGAGTAGTGTTAATAGTACCACATTAACTCCTATTGCACCAGCATGGGCTGCAACAGTCAACTTCCCAAAATATTCACCTGCCTTCAAACGAAAAGACTTACAATTATATCCATCTAGTACTAAGATGGATCCAGAAACATGCCATTCTAAAATGTACACACCCTTGGAATTGAAAAAACCTCAACCAGATAATTTCAGTATCATGAAATCAGTTGATAGTTCACCTACCAGGTCTGAAAATAGTTTCAACGtaattcagaaaaacaccataTCAAAGACAAAACCGAGACCTTTCAGATCTTTCTCTATGGAGACGAATTTCCTCAGCAAAAGGGAAAATATCACAGATGACGAAAGCGACAATGATTCAGCCTTAAGTTCCAGCCAATCTAGTTTCGTGACAACCTCACCATCACCTAcaacatctgttgaaaattACGTTAACACATTGAAAACTGATTTATCTGAATACAGTACTTCAGATGGGCGTCATATCAAGTCTTCGagtgttgaagctttgaatagAAAGAATATATTAGCTTCTGCTAAATGTCGTAGTGGAAAAGATTTCAAAATTGGATCTCCCGTTGTGAATAGGAAATTGGAAGTTCCAGATGATAAGACTGAAAATGTGAGCAAACTCACAAAcgtaaataatattgaaaaagttgaaacgCATGTTGTTATCgaggaaaaagtgaaaaaaccaCTGACCAGAGTTCTGGAAACTCAGAAAATAGCTGTGAAAGAAACGAATCGAG TTCCTAATTTGTCATCAAAACTGAAGATTGTTCCACCGAGGACAAACTTGAGAAATTGGGATCTCCAAACCTCTACAAGATCATCTTTAACATCATCAAAGGATAACACCTCTTCATTCCGAAATGCCTTGAAACCAGTTCCTATAGTGTCCAGAAGAGAAGAAAGAATATCGAAATTTAGCAGTACCAAGTCCCTTAGCGTCACAGATCTTAGGAAAAACTTCGAAGAAATTGCGAAAACTGTTGCAGAGGTACCAAAGTACTCGACCAAAAAGTTGGACTTATTTCCTAAAGTAGCGAAATCAGTTCCTAGTTCTCCAGATGCACAATCGGATAAGAATGTCGTCCCAAAAATAAAG CAAATATCATCTGTAGGAAATGAATCAGTTAGTAAGGTTGAAGAAACTCGTAAAAAAACCTGCAAGGTAATCCTGAAGCCAAATGTCGTTGGAGAAAATATTGGTATCACAATAACTGGTGGAACTGATGAAAATAAGGATATCATAGTTCATCGAATAAGATATGGAAGTGTTGCCTATCAAGATGGAACTCTGACGAAAGGTGATCAtattgtttcaatcaatggaaAGGACACCAAAGGACTAAGTTACACAGATGCTGTACAACTACTGAAG GCTGTTGTTGAAACCTTCGTGATAGAAATAGCTGTGAAGGACGAAGTACCAAAAGAcgtaaaaatgttgaaaagaagATCTATTTCCCTCGACAATACTTTAGATACAG AAAGGGCTGCTCAGATTATCGTTATGTCCAAAAAGCCTAATCATGAGATAATCCTGCAGAAAGATCAGAATGGTTTAGGATTCAGCGTAGAAGGAGGAAAGGATTCGCCACAAGGAGATGTACCAATTACTGTGAAGAAAATCTTCCAAG GTGGAGTTGCCGATAAAGATGGTAGGTTGAAAGATGGAGATGAAATCTTGTCGATAAATGGAATAGATTTCTCAAATCTATCTCGAATCCAAGCATGGACCATTATGAAGAAAGTTGATGTAGGAACTACAAAGATTATGATATATCGAAAATGA
- the LOC123686114 gene encoding pro-interleukin-16-like, protein MPIPLIDFLRVTGSLEGRGDIRWLTGKDFKIGSPVVNKKLDVPGDKTEDVSKLTNKRIKIVPPRTNLRNWDLQTSTRSSLTSSKDNTSTFRNALKPVPIVSRREERISKFSSTKSLSVTDLRKNFEEIAKTVAEVPKYSTKKLDLFPKVTKSVASSPDAQSDKNVVPKIKQISSVGNESVSKVEETREKTCKVILKPNVVGENVGITITGGTDENKDIIVHRIRYGSVAYQDGTLTKGDHIVSINGKDTKGLSYTDAVQLLKVRMS, encoded by the exons ATGCCCATACCTCTTATTGATTTTCTAAGGGTAACAGGATCACTAGAAGGTCGAGGAGATATCCGTTGGTTAAC TGGAAAAGATTTCAAAATTGGATCTCCCGTTGTAAATAAGAAATTGGATGTTCCAGGTGATAAAACTGAAGATGTGAGCAAACTCACAAAC AAACGAATCAAG ATTGTTCCACCGAGGACAAACTTGAGAAATTGGGATCTCCAAACCTCTACAAGATCATCTTTAACATCATCAAAGGATAACACCTCTACATTCCGAAATGCCTTGAAACCAGTTCCTATAGTGTCCAGAAGAGAAGAAAGAATATCGAAATTTAGCAGTACCAAGTCCCTTAGCGTCACAGATCTTAGGAAAAACTTCGAAGAAATTGCGAAAACTGTTGCAGAGGTACCAAAGTACTCGACCAAAAAGTTGGACTTATTTCCTAAAGTAACGAAATCAGTTGCTAGTTCTCCAGATGCACAATCGGATAAGAATGTCGTCCCAAAAATAAAG CAAATATCATCTGTAGGAAATGAATCAGTTAGTAAAGTTGAAGAAACTCGTGAAAAAACCTGCAAGGTAATCCTGAAGCCAAATGTCGTTGGAGAAAATGTTGGTATCACAATAACTGGTGGAACTGATGAAAATAAGGATATCATAGTTCATCGAATAAGATATGGAAGTGTTGCCTATCAAGATGGAACTCTGACGAAAGGTGATCAtattgtttcaatcaatggaaAGGACACCAAAGGACTAAGTTACACAGATGCTGTACAACT